Proteins encoded together in one Salmo trutta chromosome 3, fSalTru1.1, whole genome shotgun sequence window:
- the LOC115181443 gene encoding lysosomal-associated transmembrane protein 4B isoform X1, whose amino-acid sequence MISPWDRWHSTRCCLCCHVRTGTVILGVWYMLINAVVLLILVTALGDPDQYHLTSAELANDLDDMDDANMCIASAISLLMILISGMATYGAYKQHAAWIIPFFCYQVFDCALNTLVAVSIVVYPNTIQDYLQQLPENFPYKEDIMAMSNVCLVFIVLLFIGCILTFKAYLIACVWNCYRYVRARSTTEVLIYVTTNDTTVLLPPYDDTMAIPSKNAPPPYGAPYIA is encoded by the exons ATGATTTCCCCGTGGGACCGATGGCATTCCACCAGATGCTGCCTGTGCTGTCATGTCCGTACGGGCACGGTTATCCTGGGGGTTTGGTATATG CTGATCAATGCGGTGGTGTTGCTCATCCTCGTCACGGCCCTGGGTGATCCTGACCAGTACCATCTGACCAGCGCTGAGCTGGCTAACGACTTAGATGACATGGATGACGCCA ACATGTGTATTGCTTCAGCGATCTCGTTGCTGATGATCCTAATTTCTGGGATGGCGACCTACGGTGCGTATAAG caacaTGCTGCTTGGATCATCCCATTCTTCTGCTACCAAGTCTTTGACTGTGCACTGAACACCCTGGTGGCTGTTAGTATTGTGGTCTACCCCAACACCATACAAGATTACCTCCAACAGCTG CCTGAGAACTTCCCCTACAAAGAGGACATCATGGCCATGAGCAACGTGTGCTTGGTCTTCATCGTGCTCCTCTTTATCGGATGCATTCTCACCTTCAAG GCATACCTGATAGCATGTGTGTGGAACTGCTACCGGTATGTGCGTGCAAGAAGCACCACAGAAGTCCTGATATACGTCACTACTAATGACACCACG GTACTGTTACCCCCATACGATGACACCATGGCTATTCCATCCAAGAACGCTCCTCCCCCCTACGGGGCACCCTACATAGCATGA
- the LOC115181443 gene encoding lysosomal-associated transmembrane protein 4B isoform X2: MISPWDRWHSTRCCLCCHVRTGTVILGVWYMLINAVVLLILVTALGDPDQYHLTSAELANDLDDMDDANMCIASAISLLMILISGMATYGAYKQHAAWIIPFFCYQVFDCALNTLVAVSIVVYPNTIQDYLQQLPENFPYKEDIMAMSNVCLVFIVLLFIGCILTFKAYLIACVWNCYRYVRARSTTEVLIYVTTNDTTVASLLHDTKPSIRADGVALSDVRQ, from the exons ATGATTTCCCCGTGGGACCGATGGCATTCCACCAGATGCTGCCTGTGCTGTCATGTCCGTACGGGCACGGTTATCCTGGGGGTTTGGTATATG CTGATCAATGCGGTGGTGTTGCTCATCCTCGTCACGGCCCTGGGTGATCCTGACCAGTACCATCTGACCAGCGCTGAGCTGGCTAACGACTTAGATGACATGGATGACGCCA ACATGTGTATTGCTTCAGCGATCTCGTTGCTGATGATCCTAATTTCTGGGATGGCGACCTACGGTGCGTATAAG caacaTGCTGCTTGGATCATCCCATTCTTCTGCTACCAAGTCTTTGACTGTGCACTGAACACCCTGGTGGCTGTTAGTATTGTGGTCTACCCCAACACCATACAAGATTACCTCCAACAGCTG CCTGAGAACTTCCCCTACAAAGAGGACATCATGGCCATGAGCAACGTGTGCTTGGTCTTCATCGTGCTCCTCTTTATCGGATGCATTCTCACCTTCAAG GCATACCTGATAGCATGTGTGTGGAACTGCTACCGGTATGTGCGTGCAAGAAGCACCACAGAAGTCCTGATATACGTCACTACTAATGACACCACG GTGGCGTCACTCCTACACGACACTAAGCCCTCGATCAGAGCAGATGGAGTCGCGctatctgacgtaagacaatAA
- the LOC115181469 gene encoding matrilin-2 isoform X2, translating into MRSLTLGLFCLLCCDAVRVDPSDRRRPRPSVLSRGRNDSAIQSNSVESLCKGKPLDFVFIIDSSRSVRPSDYEKVKIFITNILAFLDVGPEATRVGLLQYGSVVQNEFSLNTYSRKADVERAVKAMDHLASGTMTGLAIQYTMEIAFTEPEGARPADMHIPRIAMIVTDGRPQDTVEEVAAQARQAGIQIFAIGVGRVDMNTLRAIGSEPHSEHVYLVANFSQIETLTSVFQSNLCGGTDLCSVMDHQCDHICVSTPASYMCRCRKGYTLNSDGKTCRAEDPCDVVDHGCAHICANVPGVPGYECRCRLGYELSEDARTCRRIDYCDLGNHGCQHDCVSSPESYICRCTRGYVLNLDGKTCSKLDPCSLGNHGCEHDCVNTEDSFVCRCREGYKLRPDNRTCKKAVCGDGVMDLVFVIDGSKSLGPANFELVKKFVNGIVDSLDVSGTGTHVGLLQYSSKVRTEFILGQYSSGHDINRAVSQMQYMGRGSMTGAALHHMFEHSFSAKEGARPDIPRVSIVFTDGRSQDDVSKWATKAKDAGITIYALGVGKAIEEELREIASEPDDKHLYYAEDFSNMGEITDKLKSRICKEKPSPQDMCKCENVMLFQRQVNEQLRRLTQNIDVVSKRMETLENQLGHK; encoded by the exons ATGAGGTCTCTGACCCTCGGGCTCTTTTGCCTGCTCTGCTGCGATGCAGTCCGAGTGGACCCCAGTGACAGACGCCGTCCCAGACCATCCGTCCTGTCCAGAGGACGCAATGACTCGGCCATCCAGTCCAACTCAGTGG AGAGCCTGTGTAAAGGGAAGCCCCTGGATTTTGTGTTCATCATCGATAGCTCCCGCAGCGTGCGTCCCAGCGACTACGAGAAGGTCAAGATCTTCATCACCAACATCCTGGCCTTCCTGGATGTGGGGCCGGAGGCGACGCGCGTCGGGCTGCTGCAGTACGGCAGCGTGGTGCAGAACGAGTTCTCCCTCAACACCTACAGCAGAAAG GCAGATGTGGAGCGGGCGGTGAAGGCCATGGACCACCTGGCCTCCGGCACCATGACCGGCCTGGCTATCCAGTACACCATGGAGATAGCCTTCACTGAGCCAGAGGGTGCCCGGCCCGCCGACATGCACATCCCCCGCATCGCCATGATCGTAACGGACGGGCGCCCCCAGGACACGGTGGAGGAGGTGGCGGCACAGGCCCGGCAGGCGGGCATCCAGATCTTCGCCATCGGAGTGGGCAGGGTGGATATGAACACGCTGCGGGCCATCGGGAGTGAGCCCCACTCGGAGCATGTGTACCTGGTGGCCAACTTCAGCCAGATAGAGACCCTCACCTCTGTCTTCCAGTCCAATCTGTGTGGag gTACAGACCTGTGCTCTGTGATGGACCATCAGTGTGATCACATCTGTGTGAGCACCCCAGCCTCCTACATGTGCCGGTGTAGAAAGGGTTACACCCTTAACTCTGATGGCAAGACCTGCCGCG CGGAAGACCCGTGTGATGTGGTGGACCATGGCTGTGCCCATATCTGTGCCAATGTGCCAGGGGTACCCGGCTACGAGTGTCGCTGCCGGCTTGGGTATGAACTCAGCGAGGACGCGAGAACGTGCCGAA GAATAGATTACTGTGACCTGGGGAACCATGGCTGTCAGCATGACTGTGTCAGCTCTCCTGAGTCCTACATCTGTAGATGCACGAGGGGCTATGTTCTCAACCTCGATGGCAAGACCTGCAGCA AGCTTGATCCATGTTCCCTTGGTAACCATGGGTGTGAGCATGACTGTGTGAACACTGAAGATTCATTTGTGTGTAGATGTCGAGAAGGCTACAAACTCAGACCTGATAACAGAACCTGCAAGA AGGCAGTGTGTGGAGATGGAGTGATGGATCTGGTATTTGTAATTGACGGCTCTAAGAGCCTGGGACCGGCCAACTTTGAGCTGGTCAAGAAGTTTGTGAACGGCATCGTGGACTCTCTGGACGTGTCCGGCACGGGCACCCACGTGGGGCTGCTGCAGTACTCCAGTAAGGTCCGCACAGAGTTCATCCTGGGTCAGTATAGCTCAGGCCATGACATCAACAGGGCCGTGTCGCAGATGCAGTACATGGGCAGAGGATCCATGACGGGTGCTGCCCTGCACCACATGTTTGAGCACAGCTTCTCTGCCAAGGAGGGGGCCAGGCCCGACATACCACGGGTCAGCATCGTGTTCACCGATGGACGATCCCAGGATGATGTGTCGAAATGGGCCACTAAGGCAAAGGATGCTG GTATCACGATATATGCACTTGGTGTTGGTAAAGCCATCGAAGAGGAGCTCAGGGAAATTGCTTCCGAGCCAGATGATAAGCATTTGTACTATGCTGAAGATTTTAGCAACATGGGAGAAATTACAGACAAATTGAAGTCACGGATATGTAAAG AGAAACCCTCCCCTCAAGATATGTGTAAGTGTGAGAACGTGATGCTCTTCCAGAGGCAGGTCAACGAACAGCTTAGGAGACTGACCCAGAATA TTGATGTTGTGTCAAAAAGGATGGAAACCCTTGAGAATCAGCTTGGACACAAATGA
- the LOC115181469 gene encoding matrilin-2 isoform X1, which produces MRSLTLGLFCLLCCDAVRVDPSDRRRPRPSVLSRGRNDSAIQSNSVESLCKGKPLDFVFIIDSSRSVRPSDYEKVKIFITNILAFLDVGPEATRVGLLQYGSVVQNEFSLNTYSRKADVERAVKAMDHLASGTMTGLAIQYTMEIAFTEPEGARPADMHIPRIAMIVTDGRPQDTVEEVAAQARQAGIQIFAIGVGRVDMNTLRAIGSEPHSEHVYLVANFSQIETLTSVFQSNLCGGTDLCSVMDHQCDHICVSTPASYMCRCRKGYTLNSDGKTCRAEDPCDVVDHGCAHICANVPGVPGYECRCRLGYELSEDARTCRRIDYCDLGNHGCQHDCVSSPESYICRCTRGYVLNLDGKTCSKIDRCALGDHGCEHECVNTEDVFFCKCREGYIIRPDNKTCKKLDPCSLGNHGCEHDCVNTEDSFVCRCREGYKLRPDNRTCKKAVCGDGVMDLVFVIDGSKSLGPANFELVKKFVNGIVDSLDVSGTGTHVGLLQYSSKVRTEFILGQYSSGHDINRAVSQMQYMGRGSMTGAALHHMFEHSFSAKEGARPDIPRVSIVFTDGRSQDDVSKWATKAKDAGITIYALGVGKAIEEELREIASEPDDKHLYYAEDFSNMGEITDKLKSRICKEKPSPQDMCKCENVMLFQRQVNEQLRRLTQNIDVVSKRMETLENQLGHK; this is translated from the exons ATGAGGTCTCTGACCCTCGGGCTCTTTTGCCTGCTCTGCTGCGATGCAGTCCGAGTGGACCCCAGTGACAGACGCCGTCCCAGACCATCCGTCCTGTCCAGAGGACGCAATGACTCGGCCATCCAGTCCAACTCAGTGG AGAGCCTGTGTAAAGGGAAGCCCCTGGATTTTGTGTTCATCATCGATAGCTCCCGCAGCGTGCGTCCCAGCGACTACGAGAAGGTCAAGATCTTCATCACCAACATCCTGGCCTTCCTGGATGTGGGGCCGGAGGCGACGCGCGTCGGGCTGCTGCAGTACGGCAGCGTGGTGCAGAACGAGTTCTCCCTCAACACCTACAGCAGAAAG GCAGATGTGGAGCGGGCGGTGAAGGCCATGGACCACCTGGCCTCCGGCACCATGACCGGCCTGGCTATCCAGTACACCATGGAGATAGCCTTCACTGAGCCAGAGGGTGCCCGGCCCGCCGACATGCACATCCCCCGCATCGCCATGATCGTAACGGACGGGCGCCCCCAGGACACGGTGGAGGAGGTGGCGGCACAGGCCCGGCAGGCGGGCATCCAGATCTTCGCCATCGGAGTGGGCAGGGTGGATATGAACACGCTGCGGGCCATCGGGAGTGAGCCCCACTCGGAGCATGTGTACCTGGTGGCCAACTTCAGCCAGATAGAGACCCTCACCTCTGTCTTCCAGTCCAATCTGTGTGGag gTACAGACCTGTGCTCTGTGATGGACCATCAGTGTGATCACATCTGTGTGAGCACCCCAGCCTCCTACATGTGCCGGTGTAGAAAGGGTTACACCCTTAACTCTGATGGCAAGACCTGCCGCG CGGAAGACCCGTGTGATGTGGTGGACCATGGCTGTGCCCATATCTGTGCCAATGTGCCAGGGGTACCCGGCTACGAGTGTCGCTGCCGGCTTGGGTATGAACTCAGCGAGGACGCGAGAACGTGCCGAA GAATAGATTACTGTGACCTGGGGAACCATGGCTGTCAGCATGACTGTGTCAGCTCTCCTGAGTCCTACATCTGTAGATGCACGAGGGGCTATGTTCTCAACCTCGATGGCAAGACCTGCAGCA AGATTGACCGCTGTGCTCTTGGCGACCATGGGTGTGAACACGAGTGTGTGAACACTGAAGATGTATTTTTCTGTAAGTGCCGTGAAGGCTACATAATCAGACCTGATAATAAAACCTGCAAAA AGCTTGATCCATGTTCCCTTGGTAACCATGGGTGTGAGCATGACTGTGTGAACACTGAAGATTCATTTGTGTGTAGATGTCGAGAAGGCTACAAACTCAGACCTGATAACAGAACCTGCAAGA AGGCAGTGTGTGGAGATGGAGTGATGGATCTGGTATTTGTAATTGACGGCTCTAAGAGCCTGGGACCGGCCAACTTTGAGCTGGTCAAGAAGTTTGTGAACGGCATCGTGGACTCTCTGGACGTGTCCGGCACGGGCACCCACGTGGGGCTGCTGCAGTACTCCAGTAAGGTCCGCACAGAGTTCATCCTGGGTCAGTATAGCTCAGGCCATGACATCAACAGGGCCGTGTCGCAGATGCAGTACATGGGCAGAGGATCCATGACGGGTGCTGCCCTGCACCACATGTTTGAGCACAGCTTCTCTGCCAAGGAGGGGGCCAGGCCCGACATACCACGGGTCAGCATCGTGTTCACCGATGGACGATCCCAGGATGATGTGTCGAAATGGGCCACTAAGGCAAAGGATGCTG GTATCACGATATATGCACTTGGTGTTGGTAAAGCCATCGAAGAGGAGCTCAGGGAAATTGCTTCCGAGCCAGATGATAAGCATTTGTACTATGCTGAAGATTTTAGCAACATGGGAGAAATTACAGACAAATTGAAGTCACGGATATGTAAAG AGAAACCCTCCCCTCAAGATATGTGTAAGTGTGAGAACGTGATGCTCTTCCAGAGGCAGGTCAACGAACAGCTTAGGAGACTGACCCAGAATA TTGATGTTGTGTCAAAAAGGATGGAAACCCTTGAGAATCAGCTTGGACACAAATGA
- the LOC115181489 gene encoding E3 ubiquitin-protein ligase rnf146-like, giving the protein MASCGEVDHSVSSLPSSKKGSGDSACSGSSGSSPALPVPECAICLQSCVHPVQLPCRHVFCFLCVKGASWQSKRCALCRQEVPEDFLEHPTLLSPEELKTGGRGATGDNAWYYEGRNGWWQYDERTSRELEDAFSKGKKTAEMLIAGFLYVADLENMVQYRRNEHGRRRKIKRDVVDIPKKGVAGLRLDTEGGTQGSAAAGRGNSADGADTSAASVQQVAAAPAASTVLSAPARPPTSLGGQPGSPSLEDTLALLHISPTDAPERAEVGEGEEGGEEATATPSMSSGPNTSMDGSGDWSDDEEEEGDGEAVEPREQRLRLGESPEDRSPPGAEASSNSSSVRSRRPDGQCTEV; this is encoded by the coding sequence ATGGCTAGCTGCGGTGAGGTTGACCACTCTGTGAGCTCGCTCCCATCCAGTAAGAAGGGGAGTGGTGACTCTGCCTGCTCAGGTTCCAGTGGCTCATCACCTGCCCTGCCTGTCCCAGAGTGTGCCATCTGCCTGCAGAGCTGTGTCCACCCTGTCCAGCTACCCTGCCGCCACGTCTTCTGCTTCCTGTGTGTGAAAGGGGCGTCCTGGCAGAGCAAGCGCTGTGCTCTCTGTAGACAGGAGGTTCCCGAGGACTTCCTGGAGCACCCCACTCTGCTGTCCCCCGAAGAGCTTAAGACCGGAGGGCGGGGTGCCACAGGGGACAACGCCTGGTACTATGAGGGGAGAAACGGCTGGTGGCAGTATGACGAGAGGACCAGCCGTGAGCTGGAGGACGCTTTCTCCAAGGGCAAGAAGACAGCCGAGATGCTGATAGCCGGGTTCCTGTACGTGGCCGACCTGGAGAACATGGTGCAGTACCGGCGCAATGAGCACGGCCGCCGCCGCAAGATAAAACGGGACGTTGTGGACATACCCAAGAAAGGGGTGGCGGGCCTCCGTCTGGACACCGAGGGCGGCACGCAGGGGTCCGCTGCGGCCGGGAGAGGGAACTCTGCAGACGGGGCTGATACTTCAGCAGCCTCAGTGCAGCAGGTTGCAGCAGCTCCAGCTGCTTCCACAGTCCTGTCTGCTCCTGCCAGGCCTCCCACCTCTCTGGGGGGCCAACCTGGCAGCCCCTCCCTGGAGGACACCCTGGCCCTGCTCCACATCAGCCCCACAGATGCGCCAGAGAGGGCTGAGGtcggggagggagaggaggggggagaggaggccaCCGCCACACCCTCCATGTCATCTGGTCCTAACACCTCTATGGATGGGTCTGGGGACTGGagcgatgatgaggaggaggagggggatggggaggCAGTGGAGCCCCGGGAGCAGAGACTGCGTTTGGGGGAGAGCCCGGAGGACCGGTCCCCCCCCGGGGCTGAGGCCTCCAGCAACAGCAGCAGTGTGAGGTCGCGAAGGCCTGACGGCCAGTGTACTGAAGTGTGA
- the LOC115181496 gene encoding R-spondin-3 isoform X2, protein MQLQLISFVLILTCMEYTDCQQQPSRHRQNKQIPGVSSGCQGGCLTCSDYNGCLSCKPRLFIFLERNGMRQIGVCLPSCPSGFYGTRSPDRNTCTKCRPECDSCFNKNLCMRCRAGYYLHLGKCQESCPESLVCSDTQRECVPKCPADCDACLINDTCTRCRPGLYLLLGKCHHVCPDQFEPNDKLMECSLQVHCAVGEWGEWSPCSRSGKTCGFKWGEETRTREVVQFPSAYGKPCPPIWEKKECVLKRRRCPGQGKGRKGERRAERRNRDNRRDKDSQGEGRRERKKDRERERGETGDREDSENRNKTEQRRRRGQNRDLVVSPEGGGPEQ, encoded by the exons AGATCCCAGGGGTGAGCTCAGGGTGCCAGGGAGGCTGTCTGACCTGCTCTGATTACAATGGCTGTCTGTCCTGTAAGCCCCGCCTCTTTATCTTCCTGGAGAGAAATGGGATGAGGCAGATCGGGGTGTGTTTGCCCTCCTGCCCCAGCGGTTTCTATGGCACCCGCTCGCCAGACAGAAACACATGCACAA AGTGCAGGCCGGAGTGTGATTCTTGCTTCAATAAGAACCTTTGCATGCGGTGCCGAGCGGGGTACTATCTCCACCTGGGCAAGTGTCAGGAGAGCTGCCCAGAGAGCCTGGTCTGCAGCGACACACAAAGGGAATGTGTTCCCA AGTGTCCTGCGGACTGTGATGCCTGTCTGATCAATGACACATGTACGAGGTGCAGACCAGGCCTGTACCTGCTGCTGGGGAAGTGTCACCACGTCTGTCCAGACCAGTTTGAACCAAACGACAAACTCATGGAGTGTTCCCTTCAAG TGCACTGCGCGGTGGGTGAGTGGGGCGAGTGGAGCCCCTGCTCCCGGTCAGGGAAAACCTGTGGATTTAAATGGGGTGAAGAGACGAGGACCCGGGAAGTTGTCCAGTTCCCTTCCGCCTACGGAAAACCCTGTCCCCCCATCTGGGAAAAGAAAGAGTGTGTCCTCAAGAGGAGGCGATGTCCAG GGCAAGGCAAGGGGAGGAAGGGTGAGCGGCGGGCCGAAAGGAGAAATCGGGACAACCGCCGGGACAAGGACAGCCAGGGGGAAGGCCGGCGGGAGAggaagaaggacagagagagggagaggggggagacaggtgaCCGGGAGGACTCTGAGAACAGGAACAAGACAGAGCAAAGACGCCGGAGAGGCCAAAACAGAGACCTTGTTGTCTCACCTGAGGGAGGAGGTCCTGAACAGTAA